The Buchnera aphidicola (Tuberolachnus salignus) genome has a segment encoding these proteins:
- the fliF gene encoding flagellar basal-body MS-ring/collar protein FliF: protein MINFKNLFFINIKKYYNNFIVFFLKNIQFFLIFLTSFFTIIIVSFFWFRADNYKILYKNLTDIEGSEIIKKLVKLKIPYKLEEKTGSILVPKKKFQTIRFELADQKNFFKKIHGFEILDKEKFGISQFNETINYQRGLEGELSETLQLMYPIKNARIHLSLPKESDFFEKKKKPSASVLLSLNSKKELDHLQISSIVQFISNSVPGLTYNDIVIVDQFGHMLNTIFPNLKNNDLFYFKKLYNLQIEKKFKNYLIKILKSLFGEKNFIVQVIVETKNFLPLQSKKKNVSFNHKKRHPNLLTLVPDYLNNFNLSQNASIYNNKNLLNRKEFQNSKNFFENLKIFNKKKTNFFLKKIQTNKQKKNNYISYLYNKNNLQNNIVIDDIEKLSIKIVLNYYKNSQGDLVPFTNLELQTIKNFITSIVPFSASRGDTIKILNTLFFKKKISTFTKIFLFLKNVFFANSIIIIFFLTLIIIFYFFYHKILKVFLKVFKIKNKTQVLDVSQNSKKIFQKSNDVNILKKENVQNSHDKVLEMKNKILQMNSETIAKIIRVWFKKMDN, encoded by the coding sequence GTGATAAATTTTAAAAATTTGTTTTTTATAAATATAAAAAAATATTATAATAATTTTATTGTTTTTTTTTTAAAAAATATTCAATTTTTTTTAATTTTTTTAACATCTTTTTTTACTATAATTATTGTATCTTTTTTTTGGTTTAGAGCAGATAATTATAAAATTTTATATAAAAATTTAACTGATATAGAAGGTAGTGAAATAATAAAAAAATTAGTAAAATTAAAAATTCCATATAAATTAGAAGAAAAAACAGGTTCTATTTTAGTTCCAAAAAAAAAATTTCAAACTATCCGTTTTGAATTGGCAGATCAAAAAAATTTTTTTAAAAAAATACATGGTTTTGAAATTCTTGATAAAGAAAAATTTGGAATTAGTCAATTTAATGAAACTATTAATTATCAAAGAGGTTTAGAAGGAGAATTATCTGAAACTTTACAATTAATGTATCCAATTAAAAATGCTCGTATACACTTATCTTTACCTAAAGAGTCAGATTTTTTTGAAAAAAAGAAAAAACCTTCAGCTTCTGTATTATTATCATTAAACTCAAAAAAAGAATTAGATCATTTACAAATTTCTTCAATTGTACAATTTATCTCAAATAGTGTACCAGGACTTACATATAATGATATCGTTATAGTAGATCAATTTGGACATATGTTAAATACTATTTTTCCAAATTTAAAAAATAATGATTTATTTTATTTTAAAAAATTATATAATCTTCAAATAGAAAAAAAATTTAAAAATTATCTTATTAAAATTTTAAAATCATTATTTGGTGAAAAAAATTTTATAGTACAGGTAATAGTGGAAACGAAAAATTTTTTACCATTACAATCAAAAAAAAAAAATGTTTCTTTTAATCATAAAAAAAGGCATCCTAATTTATTAACATTAGTTCCAGATTATTTAAATAATTTTAATCTTTCACAAAATGCATCGATTTATAATAATAAGAATTTATTAAACAGAAAAGAGTTTCAAAATTCAAAAAATTTTTTTGAAAATTTAAAAATTTTTAATAAAAAAAAAACAAATTTTTTTTTAAAAAAAATTCAAACAAACAAACAGAAAAAAAATAATTATATTTCATATTTATATAATAAGAATAATCTTCAGAATAATATTGTAATAGATGATATTGAAAAATTATCAATAAAAATTGTTTTAAATTATTATAAAAATTCTCAAGGTGATTTAGTACCATTTACAAATTTAGAATTACAGACGATTAAAAATTTTATTACATCTATCGTACCTTTTTCTGCAAGTCGAGGAGATACTATTAAAATATTAAATACATTATTTTTTAAAAAAAAAATAAGTACATTTACGAAAATTTTTTTATTTTTAAAAAATGTTTTTTTTGCGAATAGTATAATAATAATTTTTTTTTTAACATTAATTATTATTTTTTATTTTTTTTATCATAAAATTTTAAAAGTTTTTTTAAAAGTTTTTAAGATTAAAAATAAAACACAAGTTTTAGATGTTTCTCAAAATTCTAAAAAAATATTTCAAAAATCTAA
- a CDS encoding flagellar hook-basal body complex protein FliE, whose amino-acid sequence MKKIYIKIPEFFKNKLYNQKLQNIISNPKKTFKNFLTKEINQNYLKFYKTENNQNDVTLKKYIAHNLDKSLDMSQKGIWMKILVQLRNKIINSFQELMNIPL is encoded by the coding sequence ATGAAAAAAATTTATATCAAAATTCCAGAATTTTTTAAAAACAAACTTTACAATCAAAAATTACAAAACATAATTTCAAATCCTAAAAAAACTTTTAAAAATTTTTTAACTAAAGAAATTAATCAAAATTATTTAAAATTTTATAAAACAGAAAATAATCAAAATGATGTAACTTTAAAAAAATATATCGCTCACAATTTAGATAAATCATTAGATATGAGTCAAAAAGGAATTTGGATGAAAATTTTAGTTCAATTACGAAATAAAATTATTAACTCTTTTCAAGAATTAATGAATATTCCTTTATAA